The following are encoded in a window of Anaerolineae bacterium genomic DNA:
- a CDS encoding FtsX-like permease family protein, with protein sequence MIERLRFAFAYALRNIVRDRRRAAFTLLSVAVGVASVVALRALGLMLTDALTSNAQAFLRGDIRVTDTTMDGGFVLSIFNSEERNHPFGAENIPAIEAWAAERDIAITFTLNGELMQVAVIGEYGRAGPPALTMSVFIDPAVYPFYDTIRADRPARALLGDLFATPNAAVLSQRLASQIGAEVGDQVRVGSANVYFTVSGIVPDTAESSLDGPQSLLFSFIYLNRAEQALFGLDDLADRAYLKLPPEADPGAIEEEIASWPQRPDRQRYSRWWTVSAGEVLEENAEIADAISRFVLVLSLVGLVIGGVGIINTMVVAINRRSLEIAVLKTLGLHSLDISLLVLAEATLAGFFGSLLGAALGMLLSYIARDLGQQAFAIGLPWRPYLDPILIGIALGLVVTLFFSLLPMITAARVRPKLVLREDDVPMLRAGALWTGISFIVLIIGFGLLIDLIVASHRFARYLRLPPPLTPGITATLGTFIFLAVLFALNWALVWLLSKLPSFRNANLQLAIRGLATHRTRTAFSLLALIIGMTALSGTLIMTRSLNILLYTSISQPLGGNVVILPLSLVQGTVRTRLDSIPAVNGYREIRFPGRLELVAINGARDYERWFALARTDAQSSMRRVSLNLVLGVAAYGDPPRGQLVAGRFLGPEDAGQAVITIPYLPELEAHGVTIGSPITLRIGERVQDFEVVGIVAPGPSTGLIPFSLNDSALQVPLDMMPRQNIPFDFIVVDVQPDAVREVMAAVGAIPGVFIFDVALFDSIISRLMNQLAALPLLVAGLSLFAASALIATTVALATMERRRQIAILKAIGVSRWQALGQLLAENSLVGIAGGVISLLPTLLILALVPVLSEGLVHMPLPTDLVILMLALAVLVTIAATLITAWPAATEKPLNALRYE encoded by the coding sequence ATGATCGAACGTCTTCGGTTCGCTTTTGCCTATGCGCTGCGCAATATCGTCCGCGATCGGCGTCGCGCCGCCTTCACCCTGCTGTCGGTAGCTGTTGGCGTAGCCTCTGTGGTCGCTCTGCGCGCCCTGGGGTTGATGCTCACTGACGCCCTCACCAGCAACGCGCAGGCGTTCCTGCGCGGCGACATTCGGGTAACCGACACGACCATGGATGGCGGCTTCGTGCTGAGCATCTTCAATTCCGAAGAGCGGAACCACCCCTTTGGTGCGGAGAACATCCCGGCCATTGAAGCGTGGGCTGCCGAACGCGACATCGCGATCACCTTCACTCTCAACGGTGAGTTGATGCAGGTCGCTGTGATCGGGGAGTATGGTCGCGCCGGGCCGCCTGCCCTGACCATGAGCGTCTTCATCGATCCGGCAGTTTACCCTTTCTACGATACCATCCGGGCAGACAGGCCAGCCCGTGCGCTGCTGGGCGACCTGTTCGCCACCCCCAATGCAGCTGTGTTGAGCCAGCGTCTGGCCAGCCAGATTGGGGCGGAAGTTGGCGATCAGGTGCGCGTCGGTTCGGCCAACGTCTATTTCACGGTTAGCGGCATCGTGCCGGATACCGCCGAAAGCTCGCTGGATGGTCCGCAGAGTCTGCTGTTCAGCTTCATCTACCTGAATCGCGCCGAGCAGGCATTGTTCGGCCTGGACGATCTGGCCGATCGCGCTTACCTCAAGCTGCCCCCTGAGGCCGATCCCGGGGCCATTGAAGAGGAGATCGCCAGCTGGCCGCAGCGACCGGACCGCCAGCGCTACAGCCGCTGGTGGACCGTTTCTGCCGGGGAAGTGCTGGAGGAGAATGCTGAGATCGCGGATGCTATCTCCCGCTTTGTGCTGGTATTGAGCCTGGTCGGGCTGGTCATCGGCGGTGTGGGCATTATCAACACGATGGTTGTGGCGATCAACCGTCGTTCGCTGGAAATCGCCGTGCTCAAGACACTTGGCCTGCACAGCCTGGATATCTCCCTGCTGGTGCTGGCGGAGGCGACGCTGGCGGGTTTCTTCGGTAGCCTGCTGGGCGCTGCGCTTGGCATGCTGCTCAGCTATATCGCGCGTGACCTGGGGCAGCAGGCCTTTGCCATTGGTCTGCCCTGGCGCCCCTACCTTGACCCGATCCTGATCGGGATAGCCCTGGGCCTGGTGGTCACCCTGTTCTTCAGTCTGCTGCCCATGATCACCGCCGCCCGTGTCCGCCCCAAGCTGGTGCTGCGGGAAGACGATGTTCCCATGCTGCGCGCGGGTGCTCTGTGGACAGGCATCAGCTTCATCGTGCTGATCATCGGTTTTGGCCTGCTGATCGACCTGATTGTGGCCAGCCACCGCTTTGCGCGTTACCTGCGGTTGCCGCCGCCGCTGACGCCCGGCATCACTGCCACGCTGGGAACCTTCATCTTTCTGGCCGTGCTGTTCGCCCTCAACTGGGCGTTGGTCTGGCTGTTGAGCAAGTTGCCCAGCTTCCGCAACGCCAACCTGCAACTGGCCATCCGCGGTCTGGCAACACACCGCACCCGCACCGCCTTCAGCCTGCTGGCCCTGATTATTGGCATGACGGCGCTCAGTGGCACGCTGATCATGACTCGCAGCCTCAATATCCTGCTGTACACCAGTATCAGCCAGCCGCTTGGTGGCAATGTGGTGATCCTGCCCCTGTCGCTCGTCCAGGGAACAGTGCGCACCCGGCTGGATTCGATCCCGGCGGTCAATGGTTACCGGGAGATCCGCTTCCCCGGTAGACTTGAGTTGGTGGCCATCAATGGCGCGCGAGATTACGAACGGTGGTTCGCCCTCGCCCGGACTGACGCGCAGTCAAGCATGCGTCGCGTCAGCCTGAACCTGGTTCTGGGCGTCGCTGCCTATGGCGACCCGCCGCGTGGCCAGCTGGTCGCCGGACGCTTCCTTGGTCCGGAGGATGCCGGGCAGGCTGTGATCACCATCCCTTATTTGCCCGAACTGGAAGCGCATGGCGTGACAATTGGCTCGCCGATCACGCTGCGCATAGGCGAACGGGTGCAAGATTTCGAGGTCGTGGGTATTGTCGCGCCAGGGCCGTCAACCGGTCTGATCCCCTTCAGCCTGAATGACAGCGCCCTGCAGGTCCCGCTGGATATGATGCCGCGCCAGAATATTCCCTTTGACTTCATTGTTGTGGACGTCCAGCCGGACGCGGTGCGCGAGGTTATGGCGGCAGTTGGCGCCATTCCCGGCGTGTTCATCTTCGACGTCGCTCTGTTCGACTCGATCATCAGCCGCCTGATGAACCAGCTGGCCGCGCTTCCACTGCTGGTTGCCGGACTGAGCCTGTTCGCCGCCAGCGCCCTGATCGCCACAACCGTCGCCCTGGCGACCATGGAACGCCGTCGGCAGATCGCTATTCTTAAGGCTATCGGGGTCAGTCGCTGGCAGGCGCTGGGTCAATTGCTGGCGGAAAACAGCCTGGTTGGTATCGCTGGCGGCGTGATCAGCCTGTTGCCCACCCTGCTTATCCTGGCGCTCGTCCCTGTCCTGAGCGAAGGGCTGGTTCACATGCCTTTGCCCACCGACCTGGTGATTCTGATGCTGGCCCTGGCGGTGCTGGTGACTATCGCCGCAACCCTGATCACAGCCTGGCCAGCAGCCACGGAAAAGCCGTTGAATGCCCTGCGCTATGAATAA
- a CDS encoding ABC transporter ATP-binding protein, with the protein MAENHTVLRTEDLRKDFRTGEVIVHALRGVTMTVRRGEFLAISGPSGSGKSTLLGLIGGLDTPSSGRVFIDGVDITHLSESALTRIRNEKIGFVFQSFNLIPTLTALENVALPIQFARQRRFDPRRRAREILTLLGLGDRVNHRPAQLSGGEQQRVAIARALANNPPLLLADEPTGNLDSVSSQVVLEALHNVRESTGTTIIVVTHAPHIAAQADRRIILVDGRIAEDALNGAPVQGPQPASEQAHP; encoded by the coding sequence ATGGCCGAAAACCATACTGTCCTGCGCACAGAAGACCTGCGCAAGGACTTCAGGACGGGCGAAGTCATTGTCCATGCCCTGCGGGGTGTGACCATGACCGTCAGGCGGGGCGAATTTCTGGCCATCAGCGGGCCGTCTGGCAGCGGCAAGTCCACCCTTCTGGGCCTGATCGGCGGCCTGGATACGCCCAGCAGCGGGCGGGTGTTCATTGATGGTGTCGATATCACCCACCTGAGCGAAAGTGCGCTGACCCGCATCCGCAACGAGAAGATCGGCTTTGTCTTCCAGTCCTTCAATCTGATTCCCACTCTGACCGCCCTGGAAAACGTGGCCCTGCCGATCCAGTTCGCCCGTCAGCGCCGCTTTGATCCACGCCGCCGCGCACGGGAAATCCTGACCCTGCTTGGCCTCGGCGATCGCGTCAACCATCGCCCGGCGCAGCTTTCCGGCGGGGAACAGCAGCGCGTTGCCATCGCCCGTGCCCTGGCCAATAATCCCCCCCTGTTACTGGCTGACGAACCGACTGGCAATCTGGATTCCGTCTCCAGCCAGGTTGTCCTGGAGGCGCTCCACAATGTGCGGGAGAGCACGGGCACAACCATCATCGTGGTCACCCACGCGCCGCATATTGCTGCGCAGGCCGACCGCCGCATCATTCTGGTTGACGGCCGCATCGCTGAAGACGCGCTTAACGGCGCCCCAGTGCAAGGTCCGCAGCCCGCCAGCGAGCAGGCGCACCCATGA
- a CDS encoding rod shape-determining protein RodA — MFSAVVLLVIYGVLMIRSATLDAIDPDLINRVPRQIQYAVVGFAVLLIMTAIDYRLIGALYQWIYALVLVFLGLVAFFGLVGAAGAQRWLNVGIPIQPSEISKVLLVIALGQHLSNNYTRFSDLKTVFVSLLYIGIPALLVFLQPSLGVTVVIMTTWMVMAWAAGLRLKHILIFALVMLILLPVLWINMEDYQRQRIINFVNPEADPSGQYNINQALISIGSGGLLGKGYAQGTQTQLRFLRVRHTDFIFSVIAEELGFAGAVLALGLIAIVLWRILYVARVAADPFGSLLCYGVANLIFFQTFVSVGMNLNLLPVTGLTLPFISSGGSSLLTLLLGIGLVESVYVRRPPRG; from the coding sequence TTGTTCAGCGCGGTCGTACTGCTGGTCATCTACGGGGTGCTGATGATCCGCAGCGCCACCCTGGATGCAATCGATCCTGACCTGATCAACCGCGTGCCCCGGCAGATCCAGTATGCGGTAGTCGGGTTCGCGGTGCTGTTGATCATGACCGCAATTGATTACCGGTTGATCGGCGCACTTTACCAGTGGATCTACGCGCTTGTCCTGGTGTTTCTGGGGCTGGTGGCCTTCTTTGGGCTGGTTGGCGCGGCGGGGGCGCAACGCTGGCTGAATGTCGGCATCCCCATCCAGCCCTCGGAGATCAGCAAGGTGCTGCTGGTGATCGCCCTGGGCCAGCATCTGAGCAACAATTACACCCGTTTTAGTGACCTCAAGACGGTGTTTGTATCTTTGCTGTACATTGGGATTCCGGCGTTGCTGGTCTTTCTGCAGCCCTCGCTGGGTGTTACCGTGGTGATCATGACTACCTGGATGGTGATGGCCTGGGCGGCGGGCCTGCGCTTAAAGCATATTCTGATTTTCGCCCTGGTGATGTTGATCTTGCTGCCGGTGCTCTGGATCAACATGGAAGACTACCAGCGCCAGCGGATCATCAACTTTGTAAACCCGGAAGCTGATCCCAGTGGGCAGTACAACATCAACCAGGCGCTGATCAGCATCGGTTCTGGCGGATTGCTGGGCAAAGGTTATGCCCAGGGCACGCAGACGCAGTTACGCTTCCTGCGGGTGCGGCATACAGACTTCATTTTCAGCGTCATCGCCGAGGAACTGGGTTTTGCCGGGGCGGTGCTGGCGCTCGGTCTGATCGCGATCGTGTTGTGGCGCATCCTTTATGTGGCAAGGGTTGCCGCCGATCCCTTCGGTAGCCTGCTGTGCTACGGCGTGGCCAACCTGATCTTCTTCCAGACTTTTGTCTCGGTGGGCATGAATCTCAATCTGTTGCCTGTCACCGGCCTGACCCTGCCGTTCATCAGTTCAGGTGGTAGCTCCCTGTTAACCCTGCTGCTGGGTATCGGGCTGGTGGAGAGCGTGTACGTCCGGCGGCCGCCACGCGGCTGA
- the minE gene encoding cell division topological specificity factor MinE, with product MSSLIDRLLGRSSTGSAKIAKERLQLVLVHDRLDLSPEKLKEMEEEILAVISKYVQIDRENVEITVEQRKRDSWLVADIPLAIDDSRG from the coding sequence ATGAGCAGCCTAATCGATCGCCTGCTGGGGCGGAGCAGTACCGGTTCCGCAAAGATTGCCAAGGAGCGCCTGCAACTGGTGCTGGTGCACGATCGCCTGGATCTTTCCCCTGAGAAGCTCAAAGAGATGGAGGAAGAAATCCTGGCGGTGATTTCCAAGTATGTGCAGATTGACCGCGAAAACGTGGAGATCACGGTGGAGCAGCGCAAGCGCGATAGCTGGCTGGTGGCCGATATCCCGCTGGCGATTGATGACTCGCGCGGGTAG
- the minD gene encoding septum site-determining protein MinD, translating into MGARVITVTSGKGGVGKTTVTANLSVALAALNKKVVAIDADIGLRNLDVILGLENRIVYDLVDVVEGRCKLRQAMIKHKSYPDLYLIPAAQTRDKTAISPADMVDIAQKLREDYDFILIDSPAGIERGFRNAVAPADEVLIVTNPEVSAVRDADRIIGLLEAEEKGPGQLILNRLKMDLVKRGEMLSTNDVVEILSIKIIGVVPEDETVLTSSNKGEPAAGDPNSRAGQAFRNIARRLLGEDVPLMALDQEQSFLKRLSRLFSGNSAGMG; encoded by the coding sequence ATGGGCGCACGAGTGATAACCGTTACATCTGGCAAGGGCGGTGTGGGCAAAACCACAGTTACGGCGAACCTCAGTGTCGCCCTGGCCGCGCTCAACAAGAAGGTGGTGGCGATTGACGCCGATATTGGCCTGCGCAACCTGGATGTCATCCTGGGGCTGGAAAACCGCATCGTCTACGATCTGGTGGATGTCGTTGAAGGGCGCTGCAAACTGCGCCAGGCCATGATCAAGCATAAATCCTACCCGGACCTGTATCTGATCCCTGCTGCTCAGACCCGCGACAAGACTGCGATCAGCCCGGCGGATATGGTGGACATTGCGCAAAAACTGCGAGAGGACTACGATTTTATTCTGATCGACTCGCCCGCCGGGATTGAGCGCGGCTTCCGCAATGCGGTAGCTCCGGCTGATGAAGTGTTGATTGTGACTAACCCCGAGGTTTCCGCCGTCCGGGATGCTGACCGGATTATCGGCCTGCTGGAGGCTGAAGAGAAAGGCCCCGGCCAGCTCATCCTCAACCGGCTCAAGATGGATCTGGTCAAACGCGGCGAGATGCTCTCCACCAATGATGTAGTGGAGATCCTGTCGATCAAGATCATCGGGGTTGTGCCGGAAGATGAAACCGTGCTAACCTCATCGAATAAGGGGGAACCGGCAGCCGGAGATCCAAACTCCAGGGCCGGGCAGGCGTTCCGCAACATTGCCCGCCGCCTGCTGGGCGAGGATGTCCCGCTGATGGCCCTGGATCAGGAACAGTCTTTCCTGAAGCGGTTGTCACGGCTTTTTAGCGGCAATTCGGCAGGCATGGGATAG
- the minC gene encoding septum site-determining protein MinC has product MSGNKPLEIKGTRDGLVVYVSPEAAWDEVARQLANVIDRQRDFFRGARLAIDVGERSVRRQELSLLQHVLADREVSLWAVLSGSLTTLTTARKLGVATTLEAPVPERSPGERLPAGIAETLLRVQEDDGAPPPINPEEVGTIGVLFKRTLRSGRTIHSDGHVVVLGDVNPGAEIIAGGDVIVWGRLRGVVHAGAQGDEGATVCALDMTPMQLRIAGYIATSPKEQRREPRPESARIRGNRIVVEAWN; this is encoded by the coding sequence ATGTCAGGCAACAAACCCCTCGAAATCAAGGGTACACGGGATGGGCTTGTCGTTTACGTGTCTCCCGAAGCGGCGTGGGATGAGGTGGCCCGCCAGCTGGCCAATGTTATCGATCGGCAGCGCGACTTCTTCCGCGGGGCGCGTCTGGCGATCGATGTTGGGGAGCGCTCGGTGCGCCGGCAGGAGTTGAGTCTGTTGCAACATGTGCTGGCGGATCGTGAAGTGAGCCTGTGGGCGGTGCTGAGCGGCAGCCTGACAACCCTGACGACGGCGCGGAAACTGGGGGTAGCGACAACGCTGGAGGCCCCTGTGCCGGAGCGTTCACCTGGCGAACGGCTTCCGGCGGGGATTGCCGAGACGCTGTTGCGCGTCCAGGAAGATGACGGCGCCCCTCCGCCGATCAACCCGGAAGAAGTGGGCACGATCGGTGTGCTCTTCAAGCGGACGCTGCGCAGCGGGCGCACGATTCACAGCGATGGGCATGTGGTAGTACTTGGGGATGTCAACCCCGGTGCGGAAATCATTGCCGGGGGGGACGTGATTGTCTGGGGACGATTGCGCGGCGTTGTCCACGCCGGTGCGCAGGGCGACGAAGGCGCAACCGTCTGCGCGCTGGATATGACTCCTATGCAACTGCGGATCGCCGGGTATATCGCTACATCCCCCAAGGAGCAGCGGCGGGAACCTCGCCCGGAAAGCGCCAGGATTCGCGGCAACCGCATTGTGGTGGAAGCATGGAATTGA
- the mrdA gene encoding penicillin-binding protein 2, with translation MRRIILPFQGWRLTFFGAIVFFSFLILLIRLYDLQFVQAEIWTLQAEENRLQLLPIPASRGVIYDRNGTPLALNVPAFNVTIVPAAIPEDDEAALAIYNRLSALIDVPPTRAAAEATGRFNQRSLEGMVEEGAGIEPYRPVIVAQDVPRNVALRILEDRLLLPGVGIEVAAVREYPSGTTTSQIIGYLGPIPAEEAEALQEQGYNPAFDRIGYAGVEFFLENELAGRRGSRLREVDVAGLPLRVVQQEDPIPGRNVRLTLDLELQQAAEEALTRRINIVNSEAGKVITQSGAVIAMNPQTGEVLAMVSWPSYDNQRFARSIDGEYYFQLFDNPLLPLINHAIQSLYPPGSVWKLITAVGALEEGVIDVNTELSDPGRLVLPNSYAPNDPAASQTFVCWLRSGHGRLAMIQAIAQSCDVYFYQVGGGNPEVSPAALKPGGLGIDNLYRYATAFGIGSELGIELPGEIAGRMPDRDWKRRTYGENWSTGDTYNAAFGQGYVVTSVLQLVNAVAAIANGGTVYQPTIIHSFLDGEGNVLEGFTPHVNRTLVKPPPGQDAVLFMQEDMIIQGQNSLVCRCEPDSPFYDPARCDPQNYRATLDWQGETIPYTVNVPRNYVFNGGVCDRTQFNPDYLPPFVSPETLAIVQRGMRETIINGTGMKAALPYVEVAGKTGTAEYCDDIARPLGLCVPGNWPAHAWFVAYAPYENPEVIIIAFVYNGGEGSLVALPVVRDTMEAYFRLKQARGS, from the coding sequence ATGCGAAGGATTATCCTGCCGTTCCAGGGTTGGCGGCTGACCTTTTTCGGTGCGATTGTTTTCTTCTCCTTCCTGATCCTGCTGATCCGGCTCTATGATCTGCAGTTTGTACAGGCGGAGATCTGGACGCTGCAGGCCGAGGAAAACCGTCTCCAACTGCTCCCCATTCCCGCGTCCCGCGGTGTGATTTATGACCGGAACGGAACACCGCTGGCCCTCAACGTGCCTGCTTTCAATGTCACGATCGTCCCGGCGGCAATCCCTGAGGACGATGAAGCGGCACTGGCCATCTACAACCGGCTATCCGCCCTGATCGATGTGCCCCCGACCCGCGCCGCTGCCGAGGCAACCGGCCGGTTCAACCAGCGTAGCTTGGAAGGGATGGTCGAGGAGGGCGCTGGTATCGAGCCGTACCGGCCGGTCATCGTGGCGCAGGACGTGCCGCGCAATGTCGCCCTGCGCATCCTGGAGGATCGCCTGCTGTTGCCCGGTGTGGGGATCGAGGTCGCGGCGGTGCGCGAGTATCCCTCCGGCACAACCACCTCGCAGATCATCGGCTATCTGGGGCCGATCCCGGCGGAGGAAGCCGAGGCGCTACAGGAGCAGGGCTACAATCCGGCCTTTGACCGCATCGGGTACGCCGGGGTGGAGTTCTTCCTGGAAAACGAACTGGCTGGGCGGCGGGGCAGCCGCCTGCGGGAGGTCGATGTCGCTGGGCTACCGCTGCGCGTGGTCCAGCAGGAGGATCCGATTCCGGGTCGCAACGTTCGGCTGACACTTGATCTGGAGTTGCAGCAGGCCGCGGAAGAGGCGTTAACTCGCCGGATCAATATCGTCAACAGTGAAGCGGGCAAGGTGATCACGCAATCGGGTGCGGTGATTGCTATGAATCCGCAGACAGGTGAAGTGCTGGCGATGGTCAGCTGGCCTTCGTATGACAACCAGCGCTTCGCGCGGAGTATTGACGGCGAATACTACTTCCAGCTGTTCGACAACCCGCTGCTGCCGCTGATCAACCATGCCATCCAGTCCCTGTACCCACCCGGTTCTGTCTGGAAGCTGATCACGGCAGTAGGCGCTCTGGAAGAAGGTGTCATCGACGTCAACACCGAACTCTCTGATCCCGGGCGGCTGGTGCTGCCGAACAGTTACGCCCCCAATGATCCGGCAGCTTCCCAGACCTTTGTGTGCTGGTTGCGGTCCGGGCACGGGCGGCTGGCCATGATACAGGCTATTGCCCAGAGTTGTGACGTGTATTTCTACCAGGTCGGCGGCGGCAACCCGGAAGTTTCGCCGGCAGCGCTCAAACCCGGCGGTCTGGGGATCGATAATCTGTACCGCTATGCTACTGCCTTCGGTATTGGCTCCGAACTGGGTATCGAATTGCCTGGCGAGATCGCCGGGCGGATGCCCGATCGTGACTGGAAGCGCCGCACCTACGGTGAGAACTGGTCAACCGGCGATACCTATAACGCAGCCTTCGGGCAGGGATATGTGGTGACGTCGGTACTGCAGCTGGTCAACGCTGTGGCAGCGATTGCCAATGGTGGGACGGTCTACCAGCCAACGATCATCCATAGCTTTCTGGATGGCGAGGGCAACGTCCTGGAGGGTTTCACGCCGCACGTCAACCGCACGTTAGTCAAGCCACCCCCTGGCCAGGATGCCGTGTTGTTCATGCAGGAGGACATGATCATTCAGGGGCAGAACAGTCTGGTCTGCCGGTGTGAGCCGGATAGCCCCTTCTACGATCCGGCCCGCTGTGATCCGCAGAACTACCGGGCTACGCTTGATTGGCAGGGCGAAACGATCCCGTACACGGTCAATGTGCCGCGCAATTATGTCTTCAATGGCGGCGTTTGCGACCGGACACAATTCAACCCGGATTACCTTCCGCCATTTGTCAGCCCGGAAACCCTTGCCATCGTTCAGCGGGGCATGCGCGAGACCATCATCAATGGCACCGGGATGAAGGCCGCGCTGCCATACGTGGAGGTAGCGGGCAAGACCGGCACGGCTGAATACTGTGATGATATCGCCCGGCCGCTGGGACTGTGCGTCCCCGGCAACTGGCCAGCGCACGCCTGGTTTGTGGCGTATGCACCCTATGAAAACCCGGAAGTGATCATCATCGCCTTTGTCTATAACGGCGGCGAAGGATCGCTAGTGGCATTGCCGGTTGTGCGCGACACGATGGAAGCATACTTCCGGTTGAAGCAGGCGCGCGGCTCATAA
- the mreD gene encoding rod shape-determining protein MreD, with product MGGYLSIPVLALAVVIQATVLPELRIAGGAPDLLFLLVLGYSLLQGFERGVVWAIVGGLLHDLVSAVPEGVTSLALVTTIGAVALIVGRNAPRNLVIPPLLAAGATALYHVVVLVSLLLVGRPLPIPALLMYVTVPTAVYNLVLMVPVYHLLAGLSPSRRPRPLDDRQRRL from the coding sequence ATGGGTGGGTATCTGAGTATTCCCGTGCTGGCATTGGCCGTCGTGATTCAGGCTACGGTGTTGCCGGAGTTGCGCATTGCTGGCGGGGCGCCGGATCTGCTGTTCCTGCTGGTGCTGGGGTACAGCCTGCTGCAGGGCTTCGAGCGTGGCGTTGTATGGGCCATTGTGGGCGGCCTGCTGCATGACCTGGTCTCCGCAGTGCCGGAGGGGGTAACCTCGCTGGCGCTGGTCACAACGATTGGCGCAGTGGCGTTGATTGTTGGCCGGAATGCCCCGCGTAATCTGGTGATCCCGCCGTTGCTGGCCGCTGGCGCAACGGCGCTGTATCACGTTGTTGTGCTGGTGAGTCTGCTATTGGTCGGGCGACCGCTGCCGATCCCGGCGTTACTGATGTATGTGACTGTGCCGACGGCGGTTTATAATCTGGTGTTGATGGTTCCGGTCTATCACCTGCTGGCAGGTCTTTCCCCGTCACGGCGTCCGCGTCCACTGGACGACCGCCAGCGGCGGCTATGA
- the mreC gene encoding rod shape-determining protein MreC, with protein MYRSNRLLLFVISVVLCGILIALSVAGLTAPVGNLLAVPLQWVEGIANGLVMRTSGLAEDILTIQQLEERNRSLEAALAAYQAEIVELREIRHDYDRIAALLEYTRARQNEEYLVADVIGRDISAFTRVIFINRGARDGVTEGMPVVTEKGLVGRVTQVSANAAQVLLITDPISAVNARLLNSRAEGSVLGQAGGLRMTYIDLNATLQEGDTAVTSGLGGNFPEGIIIGQVTSIRQFQFELFQEAEIRSLNDFDRLETVLVITNFQPVDLSVFERPG; from the coding sequence ATGTATCGTTCAAACCGCCTGCTGCTGTTTGTGATCAGCGTCGTCCTGTGCGGAATCCTGATTGCGCTGAGCGTGGCAGGCCTGACTGCCCCGGTGGGTAACCTGCTGGCGGTTCCCCTCCAGTGGGTGGAAGGCATTGCCAACGGCTTGGTCATGCGTACCAGCGGGCTGGCAGAAGATATCCTGACCATCCAGCAGCTTGAGGAGCGTAATCGTAGCCTGGAGGCCGCGCTGGCGGCATACCAGGCGGAGATCGTAGAATTGCGCGAGATCCGCCACGACTACGACCGTATCGCCGCATTGCTGGAATACACCCGCGCCCGCCAGAATGAGGAATACCTGGTGGCTGATGTCATTGGCCGCGACATTAGCGCTTTCACCCGCGTGATCTTCATCAACCGCGGTGCCCGCGATGGCGTGACTGAAGGGATGCCGGTGGTTACAGAAAAGGGTCTGGTGGGTCGGGTCACCCAGGTCAGTGCGAATGCCGCCCAGGTGTTGCTGATCACGGATCCGATCAGCGCCGTGAATGCTCGCCTGCTGAATTCCCGCGCTGAAGGTAGTGTGCTGGGGCAGGCGGGCGGCCTGCGGATGACCTATATCGATCTGAACGCGACTCTGCAGGAAGGTGATACGGCCGTAACTTCCGGCCTGGGTGGGAACTTCCCGGAGGGGATCATCATCGGCCAGGTGACCAGCATTCGCCAGTTCCAGTTTGAGTTGTTTCAGGAGGCGGAAATTCGTAGCCTGAACGACTTTGACCGCCTGGAGACGGTGCTGGTCATCACCAACTTCCAGCCCGTAGATCTGTCCGTGTTTGAAAGACCGGGCTAG